The following coding sequences lie in one Capnocytophaga stomatis genomic window:
- a CDS encoding HAD family hydrolase produces the protein MIKLIVSDIDGTLVNSKKEIPDSFWRIFNLIKEKNIRFCAASGRQMQSLEQLFEPIASEIGFVSDNGALAKFKGQELYEIPLEINEIKPILEVCEQIKNIGTVVCGKKKAYIKTNSDSILEEILRHYPSYQRVTDFSAIDDTVFKISICDEKTPKLNSYPQLKSFSKDFNVVISGNFWLDVTNQKVNKGLALSELQKLWNITPEQTLVFGDQMNDIEMMQTAKFSYAMKNAEPEVKRIASFVTDYDNDNEGVMRKIEELLNNM, from the coding sequence ATGATAAAATTAATTGTATCGGACATTGATGGCACTTTGGTAAATAGCAAAAAAGAAATTCCTGACAGTTTTTGGAGAATTTTCAATCTAATCAAAGAAAAAAATATTCGTTTTTGTGCCGCCAGCGGACGACAAATGCAAAGCCTTGAGCAACTTTTTGAACCGATTGCCTCTGAAATTGGTTTCGTGTCGGATAACGGGGCTCTTGCTAAATTCAAAGGACAAGAATTGTATGAAATCCCGTTAGAAATCAATGAAATAAAACCTATTTTGGAAGTTTGCGAGCAAATCAAAAATATTGGAACGGTTGTTTGCGGGAAGAAAAAAGCCTATATCAAAACCAATTCTGATAGTATTCTTGAAGAAATCCTTCGGCATTATCCTTCTTATCAAAGAGTTACGGATTTTTCAGCAATTGACGATACTGTTTTCAAAATCTCAATCTGTGATGAAAAAACTCCCAAACTGAATTCTTATCCGCAATTGAAAAGTTTTTCAAAAGATTTTAATGTAGTTATTTCTGGTAATTTTTGGCTTGATGTTACCAACCAAAAAGTAAATAAAGGATTAGCTTTGAGCGAATTGCAAAAATTATGGAATATAACTCCTGAACAAACTCTTGTTTTTGGCGACCAAATGAATGATATTGAAATGATGCAAACTGCAAAATTCAGCTACGCGATGAAAAACGCTGAACCAGAGGTAAAAAGAATTGCTTCTTTCGTAACAGACTACGACAACGATAATGAAGGTGTGATGAGAAAAATTGAGGAATTATTAAACAATATGTAA
- the rpmB gene encoding 50S ribosomal protein L28 codes for MARVCELTGKKALVGNNVSHAMNKTKRKFNVNLRTKRFYIPEEDRWITLRVSASAMKTIDKKGIYAVLKEIERKGYI; via the coding sequence ATGGCTAGAGTTTGTGAATTAACAGGTAAAAAAGCTTTGGTGGGAAATAACGTATCTCACGCAATGAACAAAACAAAACGTAAATTCAACGTAAACTTAAGAACTAAACGTTTCTACATTCCTGAAGAGGACCGTTGGATTACATTGAGAGTATCGGCATCTGCGATGAAAACAATTGACAAAAAAGGTATTTACGCAGTTTTAAAAGAAATTGAACGCAAAGGGTACATTTAG
- the rpmG gene encoding 50S ribosomal protein L33, translating into MAKKGNRIQVIMECTEHKESGMPGTSRYITTKNKKNTPDRLELKKFNPILKRVTVHKEIK; encoded by the coding sequence ATGGCTAAGAAAGGAAATAGAATACAAGTTATTATGGAATGTACTGAGCATAAAGAATCTGGTATGCCAGGAACATCTCGTTACATCACAACAAAGAATAAAAAAAATACACCTGATAGATTGGAACTAAAAAAATTCAATCCTATCTTGAAAAGAGTAACTGTTCATAAAGAAATTAAATAA
- a CDS encoding DUF4295 domain-containing protein: MAKKTVATLQGKSKKLTKAIKMVRSPKTGAYTFVESVMSPELVDEFLKKK; this comes from the coding sequence ATGGCAAAGAAAACAGTAGCAACATTACAGGGAAAATCAAAAAAATTGACAAAAGCCATTAAAATGGTTAGATCTCCTAAAACAGGTGCCTACACTTTTGTTGAAAGCGTTATGTCTCCTGAACTAGTAGATGAATTTTTGAAAAAGAAATAA
- the ftsY gene encoding signal recognition particle-docking protein FtsY, which produces MALKFLKNIFSKEKKETLDKGLEKSKNSFFDKLGKAIVGKSKVDDEVLDNLEEILIASDVGVNTTLKIIERIETRVAKDKYLGTKELNSILKEEIAGLLSESNNMGEETDFSVPSNKKPYVILVVGVNGAGKTTTIGKLANQFKKKGLKVVLGAGDTFRAAAIDQLQVWADRVEVPIVKQQLGSDPASVAYDTLTSAMSQNADVVIIDTAGRLHNKINLMNELSKVKRVMQKVIPDAPHDVLLVLDGSTGQNAFEQAKEFTKATNVTALAITKLDGTAKGGVVIGISDQFQIPVKYIGVGEGIDDLQIFNKYEFVDSFFNV; this is translated from the coding sequence ATGGCACTAAAATTTTTAAAAAACATTTTTTCAAAAGAAAAAAAAGAAACGCTGGACAAAGGACTGGAAAAATCAAAAAACAGTTTTTTTGATAAACTCGGCAAGGCTATTGTTGGAAAATCAAAGGTAGATGATGAGGTACTTGATAATTTGGAAGAAATTCTCATAGCAAGTGATGTGGGGGTAAATACTACATTAAAAATTATTGAGCGAATTGAAACACGTGTTGCAAAAGATAAATACTTAGGAACAAAAGAATTAAATTCCATTTTAAAAGAAGAGATAGCTGGTTTACTTTCAGAAAGCAATAATATGGGAGAAGAAACCGATTTTTCTGTACCTTCAAATAAAAAACCATACGTGATTTTAGTAGTTGGCGTTAACGGAGCCGGAAAAACTACCACTATCGGGAAATTAGCTAATCAATTCAAAAAGAAAGGATTAAAAGTTGTATTGGGTGCAGGAGATACATTCCGTGCTGCGGCAATAGACCAGTTGCAAGTATGGGCAGACCGTGTTGAAGTACCTATCGTGAAGCAACAATTAGGGAGCGACCCAGCTTCAGTGGCTTATGATACTTTGACCTCGGCTATGAGCCAAAATGCAGATGTAGTAATCATTGATACAGCAGGAAGATTGCATAATAAAATCAACTTAATGAACGAATTAAGTAAAGTGAAACGTGTTATGCAAAAAGTAATTCCGGATGCTCCTCACGATGTTTTATTAGTTCTGGATGGTTCTACAGGGCAAAACGCTTTCGAGCAAGCCAAGGAATTTACTAAAGCAACCAACGTAACTGCACTTGCAATCACAAAGTTAGACGGAACTGCCAAAGGCGGGGTTGTGATTGGTATTTCCGACCAGTTCCAAATTCCTGTAAAATATATTGGTGTGGGAGAAGGAATTGATGATTTACAGATTTTTAATAAATATGAATTTGTAGATTCTTTCTTTAATGTTTAG
- a CDS encoding endonuclease I family protein — MIMVIKGIIFTIILFLSICGNSSFPEQKRNRSIKKNNIPFELRDYYSSVDFSKKGMKLYEDLAVLTIEKHSKFLKYSERHKYLYKADRSDNNSEKVVLIYTGEERFWKEYEGNKEYSPNTFNTEHVYPRSKIITQAVTDLHHLRVCDSKVNNRRGNYPFTDGKGVAKLVNKSWFPGDEWKGDVARMVLYLNLRYAEELNEEISTGGIDLLLKWNAEDPVSSIEKNRNDVIQQAQGNRNPFIDNPYLATLIWGGCQAENHW; from the coding sequence ATGATTATGGTTATAAAAGGAATAATTTTTACAATAATATTATTTTTATCGATATGTGGTAATTCGTCGTTTCCTGAACAAAAAAGAAATAGAAGCATAAAGAAAAACAATATTCCGTTTGAGTTAAGAGATTATTATAGTAGCGTTGATTTCTCAAAAAAAGGAATGAAACTTTATGAAGATTTGGCGGTATTGACCATTGAGAAGCACTCCAAATTTCTGAAATACTCGGAAAGACATAAATATCTTTATAAAGCAGATCGTTCAGATAACAATTCGGAAAAAGTCGTTTTGATTTACACGGGAGAAGAACGTTTTTGGAAGGAGTATGAAGGAAATAAGGAATATTCGCCCAATACATTCAATACAGAACACGTGTATCCACGCTCAAAGATTATCACACAGGCAGTTACAGATTTACATCATTTGAGAGTTTGTGATTCCAAAGTGAATAACAGACGTGGAAATTATCCTTTTACAGACGGAAAAGGAGTAGCTAAATTGGTGAATAAAAGTTGGTTTCCGGGTGATGAGTGGAAGGGAGATGTAGCCAGAATGGTTCTTTACTTGAATTTGAGGTATGCAGAGGAATTAAATGAAGAAATTTCAACGGGAGGCATTGATTTGTTACTAAAATGGAACGCAGAAGACCCAGTTTCATCAATTGAGAAAAACAGAAATGACGTGATTCAGCAAGCACAAGGAAATCGAAATCCTTTCATAGATAATCCTTACTTAGCAACTTTGATTTGGGGAGGATGCCAAGCTGAAAACCACTGGTAA